Genomic DNA from Streptomyces sp. GS7:
CGGAGTCGCCCTGGGGTGTTCGGGGCGTACGCCGCCGCCGTCGCGTGGTGCGGGTGGCTGGTGTACCGGCGCCGAGAGGCCCCGTGAAGCACCTGCCGTTCCAGCCCACTTGACGGCAACACTGACGGCGACGGCGACGGCGACGGTGACGGTGACGGCGACGACGGCAACGGCCCCCGACCAGCCGTTCCCTGGTCAGGGGCCTTTTCGCTGCGCTGAACCGCGGAGCCTGTGGGACGGGAACCCACGATGGCGTTACCGCCACGAGAGGTTGCGGGAGGAGGGAGGTCCCCCGGGGCGGTATCGCATCTAGCGGGCGAACAGATCCCGTAGCGAGCCGGAGGTGCGGGGCGAGCAGGTGTTCTCCAGGCAGCCGAGGTGCCACATGTGCTCAAGCGTGGCGAGCACGGTGTAGTGGTCGGCGGGAACGTTGGAGTCCTTGTGCGGGCCGCCGTGGGAGTTGATCACGATCAGCGGCGCGTCCCCGCCGCCGAGCACGGCACCCTTCGCCCCCACCGGGCTGCCCGGCCCTCCGGAGTAGCCGGAGTAGTCGTTCTCGTCCCAGTTGATGACGATGCTGGAGTTACTCGACTTCCACGTGGGGGAGTTCATGATCTTGGTGACCGTGTCGCGGAGGAACCGGTCACCGAGCCGGATCGCCCCATGGTCGAGGCCGGAACTGGGGGTGCCGCAGTCAGGGAGGCCGACGATCGCCGCGGCGCTCGGGGATATCCCGTGCATGTCGTGGCACTGGTCGGGGCTGATCCAGGAGAAGTCCGGAACCGTGCCCGAGGCCAGGTCCGCGTCGAAGTTCTTCTCCAACGGCACGACCCGCTTCAGCCGGGGGTTGCCCGGAGAGTTGACGTCCGAGAAGTACATGAACGGGTTGTGCTTCTGCGCGTACAGCTTCACCGTGGTGCCGTTGACGTTGCCCGGCGCGTACTCGCCCTCGAAGCCCGCCTGCGGCATGGACTGCATGTACGCCTTCCACGTCCGCCCCTTCGCCTCCAGCTGGTCGACGAGGTTGCGGCCGGAGAACATGTGCGGCGTCTTGCTCGCGCTGGCCACCTGGGCGGGCGTCAGCGAAGCGGTGTCGGTCGCGTCGCCCGAACCCGGGACGAACTCCTCCGGGGAACAGGTCACCGCCGCTCCCGCCTTGCAGTCGTCCCAGATGCCCTGGAACGACCCGGAGAAGGCGGACAGGTAGTTGGGCAGGCTGGGGTGGGTGACCCCATGAAAGTTCGACGCAGTGTTGTATTTATTGGCGAGCTGGTTGATATAGGGCGCATCGGCGTTATTGCCGATGATCTGGGACTTCCCGTGATTCTCCATCATGATGTAGAAGACGTGCTGTGGCACGCTCTCACCCTGCCGCGGCTCAGCGGGCGACGCGGCGGCCACCCCCATGAAGGCGCCCCCCATCACCAGCGCCGCCGCGGCAGCACCCGCCGTGGTCTGCTTCCAACCGAAGGCCGTCTTGCGCATGCTCCACACTCCAGTCGCCGAACGTTGTCGGCAGGCAGATTGGCAGCACGCGCCGAACCGTTCGAGACACGCCCCGTGAACACTGGGCGAAGCACACACGAACAGGGTCCGAAACCAGTGGACACGTCGCTGGGCCGGCGCGTCTGCCCCGGGGGCGCCGCAGCCGGCCCCGCCGACCGCCCTGACACGCCAGTGCGCCGACTCACCC
This window encodes:
- a CDS encoding alkaline phosphatase family protein, yielding MRKTAFGWKQTTAGAAAAALVMGGAFMGVAAASPAEPRQGESVPQHVFYIMMENHGKSQIIGNNADAPYINQLANKYNTASNFHGVTHPSLPNYLSAFSGSFQGIWDDCKAGAAVTCSPEEFVPGSGDATDTASLTPAQVASASKTPHMFSGRNLVDQLEAKGRTWKAYMQSMPQAGFEGEYAPGNVNGTTVKLYAQKHNPFMYFSDVNSPGNPRLKRVVPLEKNFDADLASGTVPDFSWISPDQCHDMHGISPSAAAIVGLPDCGTPSSGLDHGAIRLGDRFLRDTVTKIMNSPTWKSSNSSIVINWDENDYSGYSGGPGSPVGAKGAVLGGGDAPLIVINSHGGPHKDSNVPADHYTVLATLEHMWHLGCLENTCSPRTSGSLRDLFAR